One genomic region from Nitrospinota bacterium encodes:
- a CDS encoding cytochrome b N-terminal domain-containing protein gives MEGKLKDPAGPLPGARAGGERKQQIPMILRPGNALLVFVQETLNKVFTPSLNPLYLLGGITFLFFWILIATGLYLFLFYKISATNAYESVQYITENQRYYGGIIRSLHRYAADGLLIVIAIHILQVFFSDRFRKNRWVAWVSGAAVLFPAWFDGVTGYFLVWDEKGRMIAQLTAELLDPLPLSAEPLSRNFLTGGSVHFLLFFVITYLHITIPFLIMGLLWLHCMRVARPNILPPKPVGWAIIISLLAVSLVKPALSMAPADLSKILGEVEMDWFYFWPYPLIHKYSIPPLAVWAWGAALFGLFTAMPWIIRSPARKPGAETMAPQGAITVDLEKCVGCALCFQACPFEAVNIVEKLVNGETRAYVTVDTDRCAECGFCVTSCEFDAVAMAGHTKSDFQAAIDKAIGEARRNGEPSVTFICERCCDLSGFTSEKDATLTFHPSSALVITPCIGVISPLMVEHCFTAGASCVAVAGCRALDCHYRETRRRIKDQTVQFPKHFVVEEMKDFRVQVFHVSPYEVDELKKNLTGFFDGSKTGGDK, from the coding sequence ATGGAAGGGAAGTTGAAAGACCCGGCTGGGCCGCTCCCCGGCGCCAGGGCGGGCGGGGAGCGCAAACAGCAAATCCCGATGATACTGCGCCCGGGCAACGCGCTGCTGGTGTTTGTCCAGGAAACCTTGAACAAGGTATTCACCCCATCCCTTAATCCTCTATACCTTCTTGGTGGAATAACGTTCCTGTTTTTCTGGATACTGATCGCAACGGGGCTTTACCTGTTCCTCTTTTACAAGATTAGCGCTACGAACGCGTATGAGTCTGTCCAATACATCACCGAAAACCAGCGTTATTATGGGGGGATAATCCGTTCGCTTCACAGGTACGCCGCGGACGGATTATTGATAGTCATCGCCATCCACATATTGCAGGTGTTCTTTTCGGACAGGTTCCGGAAGAACCGTTGGGTGGCGTGGGTGTCCGGAGCGGCTGTGTTATTCCCCGCATGGTTTGACGGCGTCACCGGCTATTTTCTTGTGTGGGACGAGAAGGGGCGGATGATAGCACAGCTTACGGCGGAACTGTTAGACCCGTTGCCGCTGAGCGCCGAACCGCTTTCCCGCAACTTCCTTACCGGCGGCTCGGTGCATTTCCTGCTCTTTTTTGTAATAACGTATCTGCACATCACGATACCTTTTTTAATAATGGGGCTTCTCTGGCTCCATTGCATGCGGGTGGCGCGGCCCAACATATTGCCGCCGAAACCTGTGGGGTGGGCCATAATCATATCTCTACTGGCTGTTTCCCTCGTGAAACCGGCGTTAAGCATGGCCCCGGCGGACCTGTCAAAGATACTTGGCGAAGTGGAGATGGACTGGTTTTATTTCTGGCCCTATCCGCTGATCCATAAATACTCCATCCCACCTTTGGCAGTATGGGCGTGGGGCGCGGCGCTGTTCGGCCTGTTTACCGCCATGCCCTGGATAATCCGTAGCCCGGCGCGAAAACCCGGCGCGGAAACCATGGCGCCCCAGGGGGCCATCACGGTGGATCTGGAAAAATGCGTGGGATGCGCGTTGTGTTTCCAGGCGTGTCCATTCGAAGCCGTGAACATAGTGGAGAAACTGGTGAACGGCGAGACGCGGGCGTATGTGACCGTGGATACGGACCGGTGCGCCGAATGCGGATTTTGCGTGACCTCCTGCGAGTTTGACGCGGTGGCCATGGCCGGGCATACGAAAAGCGATTTCCAGGCCGCCATAGATAAAGCCATCGGCGAAGCCCGGCGGAATGGCGAGCCATCCGTAACGTTCATCTGCGAGAGGTGTTGCGATTTGTCCGGATTTACCTCGGAAAAAGACGCGACTCTTACGTTCCATCCTTCGTCGGCGCTGGTCATCACGCCGTGTATAGGAGTTATAAGCCCGTTGATGGTGGAGCATTGCTTTACGGCCGGGGCTTCCTGTGTGGCGGTGGCCGGGTGCAGGGCGCTGGACTGCCATTACCGCGAAACCCGGCGGCGCATCAAGGACCAAACCGTCCAGTTCCCCAAACATTTCGTGGTGGAGGAGATGAAAGATTTCAGGGTGCAAGTGTTTCACGTGTCCCCTTATGAAGTGGATGAACTGAAAAAAAACCTTACGGGGTTTTTCGACGGCTCAAAAACAGGGGGGGATAAATGA
- a CDS encoding SCO family protein, whose protein sequence is MKNGYLFILRAGVALFFLLRLNAAPAYAGETGPGGFEPRLARSEFVTGQTPRNFRLLTQDGEQMPLYKLKGAPALISFMYIDCNGPCHLINQSIKNLLHKMDPAVAGSVTVLSVSLDSQNDSPSKLKEYGAQFSTGLDNWIFATAERETIDELVLDLGFFYEKKGGGYEHLNRLTLLNSEGKVIRHFYGVDYDVGEVEAAIKASQSAGVTGSISRAVNSLTLFCSTYDPATKTYRVNPFLIVSWGIQYLLVMATLIYIFRGRIGRFTASVLRLCRAA, encoded by the coding sequence ATGAAAAACGGTTACTTATTTATTCTCAGGGCTGGGGTGGCGTTATTTTTCCTCCTGCGCCTTAACGCCGCTCCCGCTTATGCTGGGGAGACCGGGCCGGGAGGATTCGAGCCTCGCCTGGCCCGGTCAGAATTTGTAACAGGCCAAACGCCCAGGAATTTCCGCCTGCTCACCCAGGATGGGGAACAGATGCCCCTTTACAAACTGAAGGGCGCCCCCGCGCTGATAAGCTTCATGTATATAGACTGCAACGGCCCATGTCATCTCATCAACCAGAGCATAAAAAACCTTCTACATAAAATGGATCCCGCGGTGGCCGGTAGCGTCACCGTGTTATCCGTCAGCCTGGATTCCCAGAACGATTCGCCTTCCAAATTGAAAGAATACGGGGCGCAGTTCTCAACCGGTCTGGACAACTGGATATTCGCCACGGCGGAAAGGGAAACCATAGACGAACTGGTTTTGGACCTGGGATTTTTCTACGAGAAGAAGGGTGGCGGGTACGAGCATCTCAACCGTCTTACGCTATTAAACTCCGAAGGAAAAGTAATACGCCACTTCTATGGGGTGGATTACGACGTGGGCGAGGTGGAGGCGGCCATAAAGGCGTCGCAAAGCGCCGGTGTGACAGGCAGTATCTCCCGCGCTGTGAACTCGCTGACGTTGTTCTGCTCCACCTACGATCCGGCCACAAAAACCTACCGGGTAAATCCGTTTCTGATAGTGTCCTGGGGGATCCAGTATCTTCTGGTAATGGCTACGCTGATATACATTTTCAGGGGGAGGATAGGCAGGTTCACCGCCTCGGTTCTCAGGCTTTGCCGGGCGGCGTGA
- a CDS encoding cbb3-type cytochrome c oxidase subunit I yields the protein MNADTLAFRTCPTTGLKVHRPAEVLIQINAVTAIVFLLVGGIMGLFMALTRWQTVHLLNEEWFYRLLTLHGIAMLVAWIIFFEMAILYFASAILLNSRLAAPWAGWVQYVLMLVGGAIVTVEVLMGRADVMFTSYVPLAASHWYYLGIILFAVGAIVGCVVFFATLMVAKHEKTYEGSVPLVTFGAAAAAIIAIITLAHGAITFVPTWLWALGLIPMMDAEVYRLLFWGFGHSSQQINVCAMVSVWYLLGTLTTGSKPINEKVSRSAFALYILFICIASEHHLLVDPGLSAAHKTWNTGYFMHLAVLASMIHAYSVPAAVEVALRKKGYTKGLFEWLKKAPWGDPAFSSLALSLVGFGFLGGISGVVYGTEQLNIISHNTLRIPGHFHATVVAGTTLAFMGVTYYVLPLIFRREVAFKGIAKWQPYVYGLSLYAFCTAMMFAGGFGVSRRQWDMTGVDAPFQVNFGPVVDLTMAVVGISGVLCVVGGAMYVLVAVGTLLVGKKINA from the coding sequence ATGAACGCCGATACTCTTGCTTTTAGGACATGCCCGACCACCGGCCTGAAAGTACACAGGCCAGCCGAGGTGCTGATACAGATCAACGCCGTCACCGCCATTGTGTTCCTGCTGGTGGGGGGCATAATGGGGCTTTTCATGGCGTTGACCCGCTGGCAGACGGTGCATCTTCTCAATGAGGAGTGGTTCTACCGTCTTCTCACGCTCCACGGCATCGCCATGCTGGTGGCCTGGATAATCTTCTTCGAAATGGCCATACTATATTTCGCCTCGGCCATACTGCTCAACAGCAGGCTCGCGGCGCCGTGGGCTGGCTGGGTTCAATATGTGTTGATGCTCGTTGGCGGAGCCATCGTTACGGTGGAGGTGCTCATGGGCCGGGCCGACGTGATGTTCACATCATACGTGCCGCTGGCGGCCAGCCACTGGTATTACCTAGGCATCATACTGTTCGCCGTTGGCGCCATTGTGGGGTGCGTGGTGTTCTTCGCCACGCTGATGGTGGCAAAACACGAGAAGACCTATGAGGGCTCCGTCCCGCTGGTTACTTTCGGCGCGGCGGCGGCGGCGATAATCGCCATAATCACCCTGGCCCACGGGGCCATCACGTTCGTTCCCACCTGGCTGTGGGCGCTGGGGCTGATACCCATGATGGACGCGGAGGTGTACCGTTTATTGTTCTGGGGATTCGGGCATTCCTCGCAACAGATAAACGTGTGCGCCATGGTCTCGGTGTGGTACCTGCTGGGCACGCTTACCACCGGCTCCAAACCCATCAACGAAAAGGTTTCCCGAAGCGCCTTCGCGCTTTATATCCTGTTCATCTGCATCGCGTCGGAGCACCATCTGCTGGTGGATCCGGGGTTGAGCGCGGCCCATAAAACCTGGAACACCGGCTACTTCATGCACCTTGCCGTTCTGGCTTCCATGATCCACGCCTATTCGGTTCCGGCGGCGGTGGAGGTGGCCCTGCGCAAGAAGGGTTACACCAAGGGGTTGTTCGAATGGCTCAAGAAAGCCCCATGGGGCGACCCGGCGTTTTCATCGCTGGCGTTGTCTTTGGTCGGCTTCGGCTTTCTGGGCGGCATCTCCGGGGTTGTGTACGGCACCGAGCAGTTGAACATCATCTCCCACAACACCCTTCGCATACCGGGCCATTTCCACGCCACGGTTGTGGCGGGCACAACGCTGGCCTTCATGGGCGTTACCTATTATGTGCTTCCGCTGATTTTCCGGCGTGAGGTGGCGTTCAAGGGGATAGCCAAATGGCAACCTTATGTTTATGGATTAAGCCTGTACGCGTTCTGCACCGCCATGATGTTCGCCGGTGGGTTCGGCGTGTCGCGCAGACAGTGGGACATGACCGGCGTGGACGCCCCGTTCCAGGTTAACTTCGGCCCGGTGGTGGACCTTACCATGGCCGTGGTGGGCATCTCCGGCGTGCTGTGCGTTGTAGGCGGGGCCATGTATGTGCTGGTTGCCGTTGGCACTTTGCTGGTGGGTAAAAAGATAAACGCCTGA
- a CDS encoding cytochrome C oxidase subunit II codes for MSISSPDRNWWDTPVHKEERLWIILALTWSILLTLAMPWWHVTGEQNTSQAYSKMTAVEFDKATDRFIDKYKVGEEQGTPVVAPPADSDIYLRARQFSWDPILKLKANSSYKLHLSSGDVNHGFSVFPININFEVVPGWDNLLVVTPTKAGEYTIICNEFCGIGHHTMIGKIYVES; via the coding sequence ATGAGCATCTCATCGCCGGACAGAAACTGGTGGGACACCCCGGTCCACAAGGAAGAAAGATTGTGGATTATCCTGGCCCTCACCTGGAGCATACTTCTCACCCTGGCCATGCCCTGGTGGCACGTGACAGGGGAGCAGAACACGTCGCAGGCCTACTCAAAAATGACCGCCGTGGAATTTGACAAGGCCACGGACAGGTTCATAGACAAGTATAAGGTGGGGGAAGAGCAGGGGACGCCCGTAGTGGCTCCACCAGCCGATAGCGACATTTACCTGAGGGCCCGGCAGTTTTCGTGGGACCCCATCCTGAAACTGAAAGCAAACAGCTCATACAAGCTCCATCTTTCCTCGGGTGATGTGAACCACGGGTTCTCCGTGTTTCCCATCAACATCAATTTCGAGGTGGTCCCCGGATGGGACAACCTTCTGGTGGTCACGCCCACCAAGGCGGGAGAGTACACCATAATCTGTAACGAGTTTTGCGGCATCGGGCATCACACGATGATCGGCAAGATCTACGTGGAATCCTGA
- a CDS encoding flagellar hook protein FlgE: protein MIEGLGSALSGLRAYVNNTRVTANNIANLNTTAFSPSRTVNQSLPGGMGVYTASTQTVHSQGAITYTGASLDMAISGSGYFKAVGPNGQTGYTRGGDFKIDSRGRLADSNGNLIQGYSYTRDSSGALVRSSQAGDIYISNAQGSPKGSSSFSFGMNLDAQAPVGENFSTTVSAYNSLGESVPITYSFTKTGAGTWDYSATGPAGTTLSGSGAAGTLSFDSAGNLASPASNPSLTITGFPSGADPMTMSWDLNSAGGVKSYASASTVTAVTQDGAPGGQISGLSVGSDGTVSAMINGQSQPVAQVELYNFANPGGLSRGGNNLYFETAASGQPIAGVAASGSFGEIVPGSLEASGVDLGSEMVNLIQAKYGFTAQTKMIQAADEMAGYLLDIKA, encoded by the coding sequence ATGATAGAAGGTCTCGGTTCCGCCCTGTCTGGCCTGAGGGCCTATGTGAACAACACCAGGGTTACGGCCAACAATATCGCAAACCTAAACACCACGGCATTCAGCCCATCCCGGACTGTAAACCAGTCTTTGCCGGGCGGGATGGGGGTTTACACCGCCTCCACGCAAACCGTGCATTCCCAAGGCGCAATCACTTATACAGGCGCCTCGCTGGATATGGCCATCAGCGGCTCCGGCTATTTCAAGGCCGTAGGCCCCAATGGCCAAACGGGTTATACCAGGGGCGGGGATTTCAAGATTGATAGCCGGGGCAGGCTTGCCGACTCCAACGGAAACCTCATCCAGGGTTATTCCTACACCAGGGATTCTTCGGGCGCTCTCGTTAGAAGCTCCCAGGCGGGGGATATCTATATATCTAACGCGCAAGGCTCCCCAAAGGGTAGCAGTTCCTTCAGTTTTGGGATGAACCTGGACGCCCAGGCTCCCGTGGGGGAAAATTTTTCCACTACCGTAAGCGCGTACAACTCGCTGGGGGAGAGCGTACCCATCACATATTCGTTCACCAAAACCGGCGCCGGGACGTGGGATTATTCCGCCACCGGCCCGGCTGGAACCACCTTGAGCGGCTCCGGCGCGGCGGGAACCCTTTCGTTCGATTCGGCGGGGAACCTTGCATCGCCAGCGTCGAATCCATCCCTTACCATAACCGGTTTTCCATCGGGAGCGGATCCCATGACCATGAGTTGGGATTTAAACTCCGCCGGTGGCGTTAAATCGTATGCTTCCGCCTCCACAGTCACCGCCGTCACCCAGGACGGAGCGCCCGGCGGGCAAATTTCCGGCCTGTCGGTTGGGAGCGATGGAACCGTGTCGGCCATGATAAACGGGCAAAGCCAGCCGGTGGCCCAGGTGGAGCTTTATAACTTCGCCAACCCGGGCGGGCTATCGAGGGGCGGGAACAACCTTTATTTTGAAACCGCCGCTTCGGGCCAGCCCATAGCCGGAGTAGCCGCCAGCGGCTCATTTGGGGAGATAGTCCCCGGCTCCCTGGAAGCTTCCGGCGTGGATTTGGGGAGCGAGATGGTGAACCTTATCCAGGCGAAATACGGATTTACCGCCCAAACCAAAATGATCCAGGCCGCCGATGAAATGGCCGGTTATCTGCTGGATATAAAAGCCTAG
- a CDS encoding flagellin FliC, producing the protein MRVYNNLYSVTAQRHLGNNSGALQKSLERLSSGLRVNRGADDAAGLAISEALRGDIRSLQQASRNASDGVSMINTAEGALSEQSSILVRMRELASQAATGTVGSTERQTINREFNALRNEIDRISAVTEFNGQKLIDGSLRSGGSSVVIHVGMQATSNDRINLNTSVDLTAIDSTGLNITNISVTHVQSALDSMTRLDSAISTVTEGRGKLGAVQNRLVHTINNLAVSAENLQAAESQIRDADYASEISQFTRNQILVQASTAILAQANLVPQTVLQLLG; encoded by the coding sequence CTGCGAGTCTATAACAACCTTTATTCAGTGACCGCCCAGCGACACTTGGGCAACAACAGCGGCGCTCTTCAGAAATCTCTGGAAAGGCTATCTTCAGGTTTGAGGGTCAACCGCGGCGCGGACGACGCGGCCGGCCTGGCCATATCTGAAGCTCTGCGGGGTGACATCCGCTCCCTTCAGCAGGCGTCCAGAAACGCTTCCGACGGCGTGAGCATGATAAACACCGCGGAAGGCGCCCTCTCCGAGCAGTCTTCAATCCTTGTTCGTATGCGGGAACTGGCCTCCCAGGCCGCCACTGGCACTGTAGGCTCCACCGAGCGGCAGACCATCAACCGTGAGTTCAACGCGCTCCGCAACGAAATAGACAGGATTTCGGCGGTTACAGAGTTCAACGGGCAGAAGCTTATAGACGGCTCTCTGCGTTCCGGCGGCTCAAGCGTGGTTATCCATGTGGGTATGCAGGCCACCAGCAACGACCGCATCAACCTCAATACCTCCGTGGATCTGACCGCCATAGACTCCACCGGTTTGAACATCACCAACATATCGGTGACCCATGTCCAGTCGGCCCTGGATTCGATGACCAGGCTTGATTCGGCCATCTCGACCGTTACGGAAGGCCGCGGTAAACTGGGCGCGGTGCAGAACCGGCTGGTGCACACCATCAACAACCTGGCGGTGAGCGCCGAGAACCTGCAGGCCGCCGAATCGCAGATCCGCGACGCCGACTACGCCAGTGAAATATCGCAGTTCACCAGGAACCAGATACTGGTGCAGGCTTCCACCGCGATATTGGCCCAGGCCAACCTGGTGCCGCAGACGGTGTTACAGCTCTTAGGGTAA
- the kdsA gene encoding 3-deoxy-8-phosphooctulonate synthase, with protein sequence MILSLEPWPVQLGGNLPFVFIGGPCVIESEDHALFTAERLKKITREAGVPFIYKSSYDKANRSSIDSYRGPGLEKGLSILGKVREKVGVPVVSDIHTPEEATAAGEVLDVLQVPAFLCRQTDILVAAGKTGKVVNVKKGQFLAPWDMKNTLEKVRSTGNKRVTLTERGTTFGYNTLVTDMGGLSIMAGLGVPVIFDAGHSAQAPGGLGKSSGGKRELIPALARAAVAVGVAGVFLETHPDPDKAPCDGPNMWPMEELPALLESLKRVDGAVKPLL encoded by the coding sequence ATGATCCTCTCGCTGGAGCCGTGGCCTGTACAATTGGGGGGCAACCTTCCATTCGTCTTCATAGGCGGGCCGTGCGTGATAGAGAGCGAAGACCATGCCCTTTTCACCGCCGAGCGGCTTAAAAAAATCACCCGGGAGGCGGGGGTTCCGTTCATTTACAAATCCTCTTACGACAAGGCCAACCGCTCTTCGATTGATTCATACCGAGGTCCGGGGCTTGAAAAAGGGCTTTCGATACTGGGGAAAGTCCGCGAAAAAGTGGGTGTCCCGGTAGTTTCAGACATCCATACACCCGAGGAGGCCACCGCGGCGGGAGAAGTTTTGGATGTGCTTCAGGTTCCGGCTTTTCTTTGCCGTCAAACGGACATTCTTGTGGCGGCGGGTAAAACAGGAAAAGTTGTAAACGTGAAGAAGGGGCAGTTCCTGGCCCCGTGGGACATGAAGAACACCCTTGAGAAAGTCCGTTCCACAGGAAACAAGCGTGTAACGCTTACCGAGCGGGGAACCACTTTCGGCTATAACACCCTTGTCACCGACATGGGCGGGTTGAGTATCATGGCGGGATTGGGCGTTCCTGTGATTTTCGACGCCGGTCATTCCGCCCAGGCTCCCGGCGGGCTGGGCAAATCGTCTGGTGGAAAAAGGGAATTGATCCCGGCGCTGGCCCGGGCCGCTGTGGCGGTGGGAGTGGCGGGTGTGTTTCTGGAAACCCATCCCGATCCGGACAAAGCCCCGTGCGACGGGCCAAACATGTGGCCCATGGAGGAACTTCCTGCCTTGCTGGAGTCGCTCAAACGGGTTGACGGTGCCGTAAAACCGCTTCTTTAA